One genomic region from Gemmobacter aquarius encodes:
- a CDS encoding FtsB family cell division protein — MSTLATRPSLGAMLYFLTALTLGCYFTFAAVQGDYGVFRQVEISAEAEGLRVERDKLAAELVEMQNKTKRLSDTYLDVDLLDEQAREVLGYVRADEIVIR; from the coding sequence ATGAGCACGCTTGCAACGCGCCCCTCGCTTGGGGCCATGCTGTATTTCCTGACGGCCCTGACCTTGGGCTGCTATTTCACCTTTGCCGCCGTGCAGGGCGATTATGGTGTGTTCCGTCAGGTCGAGATTTCCGCCGAGGCCGAGGGGTTGCGCGTCGAGCGTGACAAGCTGGCGGCGGAGCTGGTGGAAATGCAGAACAAGACCAAGCGTTTGTCCGACACCTATCTGGATGTGGACCTGCTGGACGAACAGGCCCGCGAAGTGCTGGGCTATGTGCGGGCAGATGAGATCGTGATCCGCTAG
- a CDS encoding DUF7742 family protein — MRRVQIGDLLALAAAVSGRPDAAALALHLCAQTHAAHLYVKRFRRLHPVWGNGSLMSRSFAEGTSLEADWSPDGLAALETACAAVSIWRERLDCRAATLCARIVAKHEESADGRNPDQTEQHRSGLGTGLPRGA; from the coding sequence ATGCGGCGCGTGCAGATCGGCGATCTGCTGGCACTTGCGGCGGCGGTGTCGGGGCGTCCCGACGCCGCGGCGCTTGCCCTACACCTTTGTGCCCAAACCCATGCCGCCCATCTTTACGTCAAACGCTTCCGGCGTCTGCATCCGGTCTGGGGCAACGGCAGCCTGATGTCGCGCAGCTTTGCCGAAGGCACCAGCCTTGAAGCCGACTGGTCGCCCGATGGCCTTGCCGCGCTCGAAACCGCCTGTGCGGCAGTGTCGATCTGGCGCGAACGCTTGGACTGTCGCGCGGCCACCCTATGTGCTAGAATTGTTGCAAAGCACGAGGAGTCCGCAGATGGCCGAAATCCAGACCAAACTGAGCAGCATCGATCCGGTCTGGGCACGGGTCTGCCACGAGGCGCATGA
- a CDS encoding class I fructose-bisphosphate aldolase, producing the protein MRASKTVQKILSFYEGETPGVKGNLCRMLMEGKLGGTGKMIILPVDQGFEHGPARTFAANPAGYDPHYHYQLAIDAGLNAYAAPLGMLEAGADTFAGQIPTILKVNSANSLMSDTAGRNQAITASVDDALRLGCAAIGFTIYPGSDMALEMYEEISAMRQEAAAKGVATVIWSYPRGEAVTKDGETAIDVAAYAAQIAALLGAHIIKIKLSTDHLMLGEAKKVYLDQKIDVASQAARVRHCMQASFGGRRIVVFSGGAKKGEDGVYDDARAIRDGGGNGSIIGRNSFQRPRDEALAMLGKLVDIYKGRA; encoded by the coding sequence ATGCGCGCGTCGAAAACCGTCCAGAAAATCCTGAGCTTCTATGAAGGCGAAACCCCCGGTGTGAAGGGCAACCTGTGCCGGATGCTGATGGAGGGCAAACTGGGCGGGACGGGCAAGATGATCATCCTGCCGGTCGATCAGGGGTTCGAACATGGACCGGCGCGCACCTTTGCCGCCAATCCGGCGGGATACGATCCGCATTATCACTATCAACTGGCGATCGATGCGGGGCTGAACGCCTATGCGGCGCCCTTGGGGATGCTGGAGGCGGGGGCGGATACCTTTGCGGGGCAGATCCCGACGATTCTGAAGGTGAACAGCGCCAACAGCCTGATGTCCGATACCGCGGGGCGCAATCAGGCGATCACCGCGTCGGTGGATGACGCGCTGCGGCTTGGCTGTGCGGCCATCGGCTTCACCATCTATCCCGGCAGCGACATGGCGCTGGAGATGTACGAAGAAATTTCCGCCATGCGGCAGGAGGCTGCGGCAAAGGGGGTGGCGACCGTGATCTGGTCCTATCCGCGCGGCGAGGCGGTGACCAAGGATGGCGAGACGGCGATCGACGTGGCGGCCTATGCCGCGCAGATCGCGGCACTGCTGGGCGCGCATATCATCAAGATCAAGCTTTCCACCGACCATCTGATGCTGGGCGAGGCGAAGAAGGTTTACCTCGACCAGAAGATCGACGTGGCATCGCAGGCGGCGCGCGTGCGGCATTGCATGCAGGCGTCGTTTGGCGGGCGGCGGATCGTGGTGTTCTCGGGCGGGGCGAAAAAGGGCGAGGACGGGGTTTACGACGACGCCCGCGCCATCCGTGACGGCGGCGGCAACGGGTCGATCATCGGGCGCAACAGCTTCCAGCGGCCGCGCGACGAGGCGCTGGCGATGCTGGGCAAGCTGGTCGATATCTACAAGGGTCGGGCGTAA
- a CDS encoding pyruvate dehydrogenase complex dihydrolipoamide acetyltransferase encodes MATEILMPALSPTMEEGTLAKWLVKEGDVVKSGQILAEIETDKATMEFEAVDEGVIGKLLVAEGTGGVKVNAPIAVLLDEGEKMGDAPAKAAPVAAPAAAVAVAAPVVAAAAPAVAPVPAGARVFASPLARRIAAEKGLDLTKVQGSGPHGRIVKADVEGAKPVAATAAPAAAAPTASAPAASMPTGMAAETVMKMYADRPYDEIALDGMRRTIAARLTEAKQTIPHFYLRRDVRLDSLMAFREQLNKQLEVRGVKLSVNDFIIKASALALQAVPNANAVWAGDRILRIKPSDVAVAVAIEGGLFTPVLKDAHAKSLSSLSAEMKDLAARAKTKKLAPHEYQGGSFAISNLGMMGIDNFDAVINPPHGSILAVGAGVKKPVVLKDGSIGVATVMSMTLSVDHRVIDGALGAQFLQAIVDNLENPMAMLA; translated from the coding sequence ATGGCAACCGAAATCCTGATGCCCGCGCTTTCTCCGACGATGGAGGAAGGCACGCTGGCGAAATGGCTGGTCAAGGAGGGGGATGTGGTCAAATCGGGCCAGATCCTCGCCGAGATCGAGACCGACAAGGCGACGATGGAGTTCGAGGCGGTCGACGAGGGCGTGATTGGCAAGCTGCTGGTGGCCGAGGGCACGGGCGGCGTGAAGGTGAACGCGCCGATTGCCGTGCTGCTGGACGAGGGCGAGAAGATGGGCGACGCGCCGGCCAAGGCCGCGCCCGTTGCTGCGCCTGCGGCGGCTGTCGCGGTTGCCGCGCCGGTGGTGGCGGCGGCTGCTCCTGCCGTGGCCCCTGTCCCCGCTGGCGCGCGGGTCTTTGCCTCGCCGCTCGCACGGCGGATCGCTGCGGAAAAGGGCTTGGACCTGACCAAAGTTCAGGGGTCCGGTCCGCATGGGCGGATCGTCAAGGCCGATGTCGAGGGGGCAAAGCCGGTTGCGGCAACTGCTGCTCCGGCTGCGGCGGCTCCCACGGCCTCCGCTCCGGCGGCGTCGATGCCCACGGGTATGGCGGCGGAAACGGTCATGAAGATGTATGCCGACCGGCCCTATGACGAAATCGCGCTGGACGGCATGCGCCGCACCATCGCGGCGCGGCTGACCGAGGCGAAACAGACCATCCCGCATTTCTACCTGCGGCGCGATGTGCGGCTCGATAGCCTGATGGCCTTTCGCGAGCAGTTGAACAAGCAACTGGAAGTGCGCGGCGTAAAGTTGTCGGTCAACGATTTCATCATCAAGGCCAGTGCGTTGGCGCTGCAAGCCGTGCCGAATGCCAATGCCGTCTGGGCGGGTGACCGTATCTTGCGGATCAAGCCTTCCGATGTGGCGGTGGCCGTTGCGATCGAGGGCGGGCTGTTCACGCCCGTGCTGAAGGACGCGCATGCCAAATCGCTGTCGAGCCTGTCGGCCGAGATGAAGGATCTGGCGGCACGCGCCAAGACCAAGAAACTGGCCCCGCACGAATATCAGGGTGGCAGCTTTGCGATCTCGAACCTCGGGATGATGGGGATCGACAATTTCGACGCCGTGATCAATCCGCCGCACGGGTCAATTCTGGCGGTCGGCGCGGGGGTGAAGAAGCCCGTGGTGCTGAAGGACGGGTCCATCGGCGTGGCGACCGTGATGTCGATGACGCTGTCGGTCGATCACCGCGTGATCGACGGGGCGCTTGGCGCGCAATTCCTGCAAGCCATCGTGGACAATCTCGAAAACCCGATGGCGATGCTGGCCTGA
- a CDS encoding BON domain-containing protein has translation MVQEIPPRSDDAMIARVLAALGAPEIGLDEVQVEYIEDTLVLRGRAPSAEKRDEAGALAQAVSGAAGVENRIRTG, from the coding sequence ATGGTACAAGAGATTCCTCCACGGTCGGACGATGCGATGATCGCGCGGGTGCTTGCAGCCCTTGGCGCGCCCGAGATCGGGCTTGACGAGGTTCAGGTCGAATATATCGAAGACACGCTTGTGCTGCGCGGGCGTGCCCCGAGCGCCGAGAAGCGCGACGAGGCGGGGGCGCTGGCACAGGCCGTTTCGGGCGCTGCGGGGGTGGAAAACCGCATCCGCACAGGTTGA
- a CDS encoding glycosyltransferase family 25 protein — MLINLDTRGDRLSAMTRMLDAMGIACHRISAVDGRSVPQADLACSRKTGPIGAMPDTTRACTASHVKAWQHIVDTGLRHALILEDDAVLHPDVTALIADDGWIPAGVDLVKVEKFAPKRASKILAGKVLARTPAGQREVRRMYSRHTGSAGYIISRKGAEIALSLSGSYDVPVDHLLFNETVSRLCGLLRPAIVVPPLVWQDNSVGLGSDIKAPRLAENNAVRRKPFARLALSLRRAANEVSLLHIQLFLLATGRAQVVTLTTPQSRGRALPGLWRKIWASDSA; from the coding sequence TTGTTGATCAATCTCGACACGCGGGGCGACCGGCTTTCGGCCATGACCCGCATGCTCGATGCGATGGGCATCGCCTGTCACCGCATATCGGCCGTCGATGGCCGAAGCGTTCCCCAAGCCGACCTCGCCTGTTCGCGAAAGACCGGCCCCATCGGCGCGATGCCCGACACCACACGTGCCTGCACCGCCAGCCACGTCAAGGCATGGCAGCACATCGTCGACACCGGCCTACGCCATGCCCTGATCCTCGAGGATGACGCGGTGCTGCACCCGGACGTCACCGCCCTGATAGCCGATGACGGCTGGATTCCGGCTGGCGTCGATCTGGTCAAGGTCGAGAAATTCGCCCCCAAACGCGCCTCCAAGATCCTTGCGGGAAAGGTGCTCGCCCGCACCCCGGCGGGTCAGAGAGAGGTGCGGCGCATGTACTCGCGCCATACCGGATCGGCGGGCTACATCATCTCGCGCAAAGGGGCCGAAATCGCGCTCTCGCTCTCGGGCAGTTACGACGTGCCGGTCGACCACCTTTTGTTCAACGAAACCGTCTCGCGCCTCTGCGGGCTGCTGCGCCCCGCAATCGTGGTGCCGCCGCTGGTCTGGCAGGATAACAGCGTCGGCCTCGGCTCGGATATCAAGGCCCCGCGGCTTGCCGAAAACAACGCGGTGCGCCGCAAGCCGTTTGCCAGACTTGCCCTCTCGCTGCGCCGCGCGGCAAACGAGGTCAGCCTGCTGCACATCCAGCTTTTCCTTCTGGCGACAGGTCGGGCGCAGGTCGTCACCCTGACGACCCCGCAGTCGCGGGGCAGGGCGCTTCCGGGCCTGTGGCGCAAGATATGGGCCAGCGACAGCGCCTGA
- the cysE gene encoding serine O-acetyltransferase, which yields MAEIQTKLSSIDPVWARVCHEAHEAIRVEPLLGGLIHSSLLHHSSMERALAYRFSLKLASGEMSEQILREIADEAYAEDPELGASARADLMAVYDRDPACHRYLQPILFFKGYQAVQAYRVGHSLWQQGRTDLAYFVQMRVSEVFGVDIHPAAKIGKGIMIDHAHSIVIGETAVVGDNVSMLHSVTLGGTGKEDGDRHPKIGNGVLIGAGAKVLGNIHIGHCTRIAAGSVVLSDVPPCKTVAGVPARIVGEAGCDQPAVSMNHRFAAQGE from the coding sequence ATGGCCGAAATCCAGACCAAACTGAGCAGCATCGATCCGGTCTGGGCACGGGTCTGCCACGAGGCGCATGAGGCGATCCGCGTCGAGCCGCTTTTGGGCGGGCTGATCCATTCGTCGCTTCTGCACCATTCGTCGATGGAGCGGGCGCTGGCTTACCGCTTTTCGCTGAAACTGGCGAGCGGCGAGATGAGCGAGCAGATCCTGCGCGAAATCGCCGACGAGGCTTATGCCGAAGACCCCGAACTTGGCGCTTCGGCGCGGGCCGACCTGATGGCGGTCTATGACCGCGACCCGGCCTGCCACCGGTATCTCCAGCCGATCCTGTTCTTCAAGGGCTATCAGGCGGTGCAGGCTTACCGCGTCGGCCATTCGCTCTGGCAGCAGGGACGCACCGATCTGGCCTATTTCGTGCAGATGCGCGTTTCGGAAGTGTTCGGCGTCGATATCCACCCCGCTGCCAAGATCGGCAAGGGCATCATGATCGACCATGCCCATTCCATCGTGATCGGCGAAACTGCGGTCGTCGGCGACAATGTCTCGATGCTGCATTCGGTCACGCTGGGGGGCACCGGCAAGGAAGACGGCGACCGTCACCCCAAGATCGGCAATGGCGTGCTGATCGGGGCAGGGGCCAAGGTGCTGGGCAATATCCATATCGGCCATTGCACCCGCATCGCGGCGGGGTCGGTCGTGCTGTCTGACGTGCCGCCTTGCAAGACCGTTGCCGGCGTTCCCGCGCGGATCGTGGGCGAGGCAGGGTGCGACCAGCCGGCAGTTTCAATGAACCACCGCTTCGCCGCACAGGGCGAATGA
- a CDS encoding pyruvate dehydrogenase complex E1 component subunit beta: protein MATQVLMPALSPTMEEGTLAKWLVKEGDVVKSGQIIAEIETDKATMEFEAVDEGTVGRLLVAEGTSGVKVNTPIAVMVDEGESADAAAPAGAPAVVPVAAPAVSAPAVVAAAPAPVAAAGWPHSDLPEGVPTKTMTVREALREAMAEEMRANPNVFLMGEEVGEYQGAYKISQGLLDEFGPKRVVDTPITEHGFAGIAVGASWGGLNPIVEFMTFNFAMQAIDHIINSAAKTLYMSGGQMGSPIVFRGPNGAAARVGAQHSQDYAAWYAAIPGIRVCMPYSAADAKGLLKSAIRDPNPVIFLENEILYGRSFEVPSEGDFTIPFGKASILRAGTDVTIVSFGIGLTYSLQAAEELAKEGISAEVINLRTLRPIDYDTVLASVMKTNRCVTVEEGFPVGSIGNHIGAVIMQKAFDHLDAPVVNCTGKDVPMPYAANLEKLALTTTAEVVAAVKSVCYR from the coding sequence ATGGCAACGCAAGTACTGATGCCCGCGCTTTCTCCGACGATGGAGGAAGGCACGCTGGCCAAATGGCTGGTGAAAGAGGGCGATGTGGTCAAATCGGGCCAGATCATCGCCGAGATCGAGACCGACAAGGCGACGATGGAATTCGAAGCGGTGGACGAGGGGACGGTGGGCCGTCTGCTCGTGGCCGAGGGCACGTCGGGGGTGAAGGTGAACACGCCGATTGCGGTGATGGTGGACGAGGGCGAAAGCGCGGATGCGGCGGCCCCTGCGGGTGCTCCGGCGGTTGTTCCGGTGGCGGCGCCTGCGGTGTCGGCACCTGCGGTGGTGGCTGCGGCCCCTGCGCCGGTGGCTGCTGCAGGCTGGCCCCACAGCGACCTGCCCGAGGGTGTGCCGACCAAGACCATGACCGTGCGGGAAGCCCTGCGCGAGGCGATGGCCGAGGAGATGCGCGCCAACCCCAACGTCTTCCTGATGGGGGAAGAGGTGGGCGAGTATCAGGGTGCCTACAAGATTTCCCAAGGCTTGCTCGATGAATTCGGCCCCAAGCGCGTGGTCGACACCCCGATCACCGAGCATGGCTTTGCCGGTATCGCCGTCGGCGCAAGCTGGGGCGGGCTGAACCCGATCGTCGAGTTCATGACCTTCAACTTTGCCATGCAGGCCATCGACCACATCATCAACTCGGCCGCAAAGACGCTATATATGTCGGGTGGACAGATGGGGTCGCCCATCGTGTTCCGGGGGCCGAACGGGGCTGCGGCGCGGGTGGGCGCACAGCATAGCCAGGATTACGCGGCGTGGTATGCGGCCATTCCGGGGATACGGGTGTGCATGCCCTATTCGGCGGCGGATGCGAAGGGCCTGCTGAAATCGGCCATCCGTGATCCGAACCCGGTGATCTTCCTTGAAAACGAGATCCTTTACGGGCGGTCGTTCGAGGTGCCGAGCGAGGGGGATTTCACCATTCCCTTCGGCAAGGCCTCGATCCTGCGGGCGGGGACGGATGTGACCATCGTTTCATTCGGCATCGGTTTGACCTATTCGCTGCAAGCCGCCGAAGAACTGGCCAAGGAAGGCATCAGCGCCGAGGTGATCAACCTGCGGACACTGCGGCCAATCGATTACGATACGGTTCTGGCGTCGGTGATGAAGACCAACCGCTGCGTGACGGTGGAAGAGGGCTTCCCCGTCGGGTCCATCGGCAACCATATCGGTGCAGTGATCATGCAAAAGGCGTTCGACCATCTGGACGCGCCGGTGGTGAACTGCACGGGCAAGGATGTGCCGATGCCCTATGCGGCCAACCTTGAGAAACTCGCGCTGACGACGACCGCCGAAGTGGTCGCCGCCGTCAAATCCGTTTGCTACCGCTAA
- a CDS encoding peptidylprolyl isomerase — protein MAEIKDPENTVIVTLKDGEVVIELLSDIAPKHAERMKELARAKAYDNVAFHRVIDGFMAQTGDVENGNMENNFNLRRAGTGGSDLPDLPAEFSKIPHDRGTLGAARSQNPNSANSQFFINFSNNHFLNGQYTVYGRVISGMEHVDKITRGEPPATPDRMITVRVAADVA, from the coding sequence ATGGCCGAGATCAAAGACCCCGAAAACACCGTCATCGTCACCCTCAAGGATGGCGAGGTGGTTATCGAACTCCTGTCGGACATCGCCCCGAAACATGCCGAGCGGATGAAGGAACTCGCCCGCGCCAAGGCCTATGACAACGTGGCCTTCCACCGCGTGATCGACGGCTTCATGGCCCAGACCGGCGATGTCGAAAACGGCAATATGGAAAACAACTTCAACCTGCGCCGCGCAGGCACCGGCGGCTCCGACCTGCCTGACCTGCCCGCCGAATTCAGCAAGATCCCGCATGACCGCGGCACGCTGGGCGCGGCCCGCAGCCAGAACCCGAACTCGGCCAACAGCCAGTTCTTCATTAACTTCTCGAACAACCATTTCCTCAACGGCCAATACACCGTCTATGGCCGCGTGATTTCGGGCATGGAACATGTCGACAAGATCACCCGTGGCGAGCCGCCAGCCACTCCCGACCGCATGATCACCGTCCGGGTGGCCGCCGATGTCGCGTGA
- the pdhA gene encoding pyruvate dehydrogenase (acetyl-transferring) E1 component subunit alpha: protein MAVKKPSDRPNVSREELLKYYREMLLIRRFEEKAGQLYGMGLIGGFCHLYIGQEAVVVGLEAAAKEGDKRITSYRDHGHMLACGMDAKGVMAELTGRIGGYSKGKGGSMHMFSKERHFYGGHGIVGAQVPLGAGLAFADKYKGNDNVTFAYFGDGAANQGQVYETYNMAELWNLPVVFVIENNQYAMGTSMKRSTKSPSLWERGAAYGIKGEAVDGMDVLAVKAAGEKAVAACRAGEGPYILEMMTYRYRGHSMSDPAKYRTREEVEKMRSEKDAIEHVRDLLVTGGLATDEDLKAIDRDIKAVVNESAEFAKESPEPPLDELWTDIYA, encoded by the coding sequence ATGGCCGTAAAGAAACCGAGCGACAGACCGAATGTGTCGCGCGAAGAGCTTCTGAAATATTACCGCGAGATGCTGCTGATCCGCCGCTTCGAGGAGAAGGCGGGACAGCTTTACGGCATGGGTCTGATCGGGGGGTTCTGCCACCTGTATATCGGGCAAGAGGCGGTCGTCGTCGGGCTGGAAGCCGCGGCGAAAGAGGGTGACAAGCGTATCACCAGCTATCGCGACCACGGCCATATGCTGGCCTGCGGCATGGATGCCAAGGGTGTGATGGCCGAGTTGACGGGGCGCATCGGCGGCTATTCCAAGGGCAAGGGCGGGAGCATGCACATGTTCTCGAAGGAGCGCCATTTCTACGGCGGCCACGGGATCGTGGGCGCGCAGGTGCCGCTGGGGGCTGGGCTGGCATTCGCCGACAAGTACAAGGGCAACGACAACGTGACCTTCGCCTATTTCGGCGACGGGGCGGCGAACCAGGGGCAGGTCTACGAGACCTACAACATGGCCGAGTTGTGGAACCTGCCGGTGGTGTTCGTGATCGAGAACAACCAGTATGCGATGGGCACTTCGATGAAGCGGTCGACCAAGTCGCCGTCGCTGTGGGAGCGCGGTGCGGCCTATGGCATCAAGGGCGAGGCCGTCGACGGCATGGATGTGCTGGCGGTCAAGGCTGCGGGCGAGAAGGCGGTTGCCGCCTGCCGTGCCGGCGAGGGGCCGTATATTCTGGAAATGATGACCTATCGCTACCGCGGACACTCGATGTCGGACCCGGCCAAGTACCGGACCCGTGAAGAGGTCGAAAAGATGCGGTCGGAAAAGGACGCGATCGAGCATGTGCGCGATCTTCTGGTGACCGGGGGTCTTGCGACGGACGAAGACCTGAAGGCTATCGACCGCGACATCAAGGCGGTCGTCAACGAAAGCGCCGAGTTCGCCAAGGAAAGCCCAGAGCCGCCCTTGGACGAGCTTTGGACGGATATCTACGCGTAA
- a CDS encoding peptidylprolyl isomerase, whose translation MSRDRLIAGGIFALGLAALGGYGLSQSAAVAQDATDGPGPNLTIEVAGSTTGTVTIDLASDVAPNHVAQIVALAKEGAYDGVVFHRVINGFMAQTGDVQYGKYGGDTSMAGTGGSQLPDLAAEFSSMPFDRGVVGMARSMDPDSANSQFFIMFAPAPHLDGQYTVVGHVIAGMDVVDAVKKGDDAANGAVIDPDYMATVTVAE comes from the coding sequence ATGTCGCGTGACCGTCTGATCGCAGGGGGCATCTTCGCCCTCGGCCTTGCCGCCCTTGGCGGTTACGGCCTGTCGCAATCGGCAGCCGTGGCACAGGATGCGACCGACGGTCCAGGCCCCAACCTGACGATCGAGGTTGCAGGCTCCACCACCGGCACCGTGACCATCGACCTTGCCTCGGATGTGGCCCCGAATCACGTGGCGCAGATCGTGGCGCTGGCGAAAGAGGGTGCCTATGACGGCGTGGTCTTTCACCGCGTCATCAACGGCTTCATGGCCCAGACCGGCGATGTGCAATACGGCAAGTATGGCGGCGACACGTCGATGGCGGGCACCGGCGGGTCACAACTGCCTGACCTTGCAGCCGAATTCTCGTCGATGCCGTTTGATCGCGGCGTCGTCGGCATGGCCCGCTCGATGGATCCGGATTCGGCCAACAGCCAGTTCTTCATCATGTTCGCCCCCGCGCCGCACCTTGACGGGCAATACACCGTGGTCGGCCATGTGATCGCGGGCATGGACGTGGTCGATGCCGTCAAAAAAGGCGACGATGCCGCTAATGGCGCGGTGATCGACCCCGACTACATGGCCACGGTTACCGTGGCCGAGTGA